A part of Drosophila bipectinata strain 14024-0381.07 chromosome 3L, DbipHiC1v2, whole genome shotgun sequence genomic DNA contains:
- the LOC108120373 gene encoding uncharacterized protein CG13380-like, with translation MEGRKPDITGTSPSDIAARLNSRYGNLNARSSRDVTVIGHKRNPFLAMPQTEMEKQVEREVQEKMEKEMAERQKRKKNTYLEGRLELSAKMELLTMNKENSPDLKTPKRCICKRPSKSFKCGGCLKFFKGRIADTCPRHPTETFLMDFRMCPYCSGPVDMIKQQDQEEA, from the exons atggaaggcAGGAAACctg ATATTACTGGAACGTCTCCAAGTGACATCGCAGCGCGTCTTAACTCGCGCTACGGGAACTTGAACGCCCGCTCGTCGCGCGATGTTACCGTGATCGGCCATAAGCGAAATCCCTTCTTGGCTATGCCCCAGACCGAGATGGAGAAGCAGGTTGAACGCGAAGTCCAGGAGAAAATGGAGAAGGAAATGGCCGAAAGGCAAAAACGTAAGAAAAATACGTACCTGGAGGGTCGTCTGGAGTTATCGGCCAAGATGGAGCTTCTGACTATGAATAAAGAGAATTCACCGGATCTGAAGACTCCAAAACGCTGCATCTGCAAGCGTCCTTCGAAAAGCTTCAAGTGCGGCGGATGCCTTAAATTTTTCAAGGGTCGTATTGCCGATACTTGTCCGAGGCACCCTACG GAAACATTCTTGATGGACTTCCGCATGTGTCCTTATTGTTCGGGCCCCGTTGATATGATTAAGCAGCAAGATCAAGAAGAGGCCTAA
- the LOC108120367 gene encoding uncharacterized protein, whose translation MSSQLPEKPNSTGGILKHLRQTAPLPARSESLTWLVPRNSLPIWSRRLSCNMEGCQRHSEAARWRNYDVEVAGRLWSLWGGLHPCAPWFDSTVRGRQTLAVCVVACCAASTFRSLRMWSPKLLDGIVLNGDRYYRTSVPYHLGVGDMCVQCEFQDLRFFVQMELVAFGQVYSDPASTVMGLLEGLNYFFTRYQWGVLECQEQHLAFGHSSSRDGGYFLYDCSAWDSSLFPVNMGASYALRATELQVLLYCIVVTLNVRRRNVEFRLYNVDLTRVSDSPSPDPNSKDESK comes from the coding sequence ATGTCCAGCCAGCTCCCCGAGAAACCAAACAGTACCGGCGGTATCTTAAAGCACCTCAGGCAGACAGCTCCCCTGCCGGCGCGAAGCGAGTCGTTGACATGGCTGGTGCCGCGCAACAGCCTGCCGATCTGGAGCCGGAGGCTGAGCTGCAACATGGAGGGATGCCAGCGGCACAGCGAAGCCGCTCGATGGAGGAACTACGATGTGGAGGTGGCGGGGCGGCTGTGGTCGCTTTGGGGCGGGCTGCATCCATGTGCACCCTGGTTCGACAGCACGGTGCGTGGCCGTCAGACCCTAGCAGTCTGTGTGGTCGCCTGCTGTGCGGCTAGCACCTTCCGCAGCCTGAGGATGTGGAGCCCAAAGCTGCTCGACGGGATCGTGCTCAACGGGGACCGCTACTACCGCACCAGCGTACCGTACCACCTCGGCGTGGGTGACATGTGTGTTCAGTGCGAGTTCCAGGACCTGCGATTCTTTGTTCAGATGGAGCTGGTGGCCTTCGGGCAGGTGTACAGTGACCCGGCCAGCACAGTTATGGGACTGCTCGAGGGCCTCAACTATTTCTTTACCAGATACCAGTGGGGCGTCCTGGAGTGCCAGGAGCAGCACCTTGCCTTCGGTCACAGCTCGAGCCGCGATGGAGGTTACTTCCTGTACGATTGCTCCGCGTGGGACTCTTCCCTTTTCCCCGTTAATATGGGTGCCTCCTACGCCCTGAGAGCCACCGAGCTCCAGGTGCTTCTCTACTGCATCGTGGTCACTTTGAACGTCCGACGACGGAATGTCGAGTTCCGGCTGTACAATGTGGACTTGACCCGAGTTTCCGACAGCCCAAGTCCAGATCCAAATTCCAAAGATGAATCTAAATAG